The genomic segment gtgtacgattgtcagaatatatcgacgtggcaatcaacggttagaatattcaaatatctttaatgttaccgttgagagggaagcctataaatagtcaaaGACAGCAGCTGAAGAACATCCCACTCTCAGTTATCTTATCTTACTtgttgttacgctgcaaaaatatccactcacattcagaaatcaagctcacgcttatcagttatatcagtagtattctagactacgctcttgagcttatatagcactttgtaatcgattgatagattttccatgtagtgctaagatcagttacgatctgtaaaagtgttgtatactaagagtttcagtattggcaaagtgataagtccaaactgaagtcgGTCAGTACAcctttttgtatttgatcaaagtcttttagtgaatatcatatctgcgtgatagaaggggtgacgtaggagttattcaagtctccgaacatccagaaacaatttgtggtgttattactttcaattatcattttcagttagatactctatctttcagtcagttagttttctgcaactgtttattcagtttaactgattgttattgaccgacgggatatttagattcagtttgtaacacaaatgaaatcagtttgtcgaagaataattttatttgagcagtgtttattcaacgccccccttctaaacactcttcacgCGTTCACCAATCCTTTCATGATTGCATATGCTTCTCATCAGTTGAAGCCGCATGAGACCCGACATCCAGTCCATGACTTAGAGTTGGTTGCTATTGTGTTTGCATCGAAGTTATGGCATCATTATCTATAAGGTGAGTAGTTTGTGATTTATTCAGATCACAAGAGTCTTAAATATCTTTTCTCATAGCCTgacttgaacatgagacagcgtcgaTAGATGGAGTTGCTTAAAgaatttgattgtgagattcagtataAACCAGGTCGATTGAATCTTGTTGCAGATGCTCTCAGCAGGAAAGTTCAGAATGCTATGCTGACATCTTTGACTATCTCTAAAGTTCACGAGCACTTGTAAACTTCAGGATGGACTTACCAGATCAGTGGAGACTACTTTATAGTATCATATATTCaaattgagccacaaattgtCCAGTATCAAGGCACCACAAAAGACCGATCCAcacatttatatattaaaagaaTTGTCTCGAACAAGTCAGACTGAAAAGTTTAGTGTTGCCTCAGATGGTAGTCTACGCTTTAATGGTAAACTAGTAGTGTCTAATTTGATATATTTGAAAGAAGCTATACTACAGGAAGCAAATTGTAGTCGACACAGTATTCATCCAGCAATTCGAAAGATGTATCATACCTTGAGAGCTCATTATTGGTGGGAAgatatgaagaaagatatttctCATTTTGTGGCTAAATGTTTAATGTTCCAACAAGTTAAAGCCAAGATAATGAGACCTGGTGGAATGTTTCATAGTCTTGAAATGCCACGGTTGAACTGGGAGcacattgctatggattttgtgacacatttacctcgttctaatcgtggttgtgatgcgatttgggtgatTGTCGATAGAAAGTCTAAATCAGCTCATTTTATTCTGTATGATCGTACTTGTACTTATATGAAAATGGCGAAACTGTACATTGATCATATAGtaagattgcatggtgtgccagtaACCATAGTATCCGATCGTGATCCGAGGTTTGCTTCGAAGTTTTGGGGAAGTTTTCAATCATCTTTGGGTTCAAAGTTGACTATGAGCACTGCCtatcacccacagacagatggtcagtcagaaagaACCATTCAAACGCTTGAAGACAGGTTACGGGCAGTATTGATGGATTTCAAAGGTGGTTGGCAAGAATCATTGTCTTTGGTTGAATTCTCTTAGAATAATAGTTTCCAGGCAACAATAGGTATGTCACCAtgtgaagctttgtatggaagaaagtgcagatcgccgataTGTTGGGAAAATGTAGGAGAAagacaaatttcaaaaccaGAATTTATTCAAGAAATGAAAGATCAAGTTGAATTGATAAGGAAAAGGATGAAAGCAGCCCATGATCGTCAAGCCAGTTATGCTAATAAAAGGCGTAGACCTTTAGAGTTCCAAGTGGGCGATTATGTTTTCTTGAAAGTATCAACATTCCGGGGTACTATGAGATTTGGACATAAAGGGAAGTTAGCTCCGCGTTATATTGGTCCATATGTGATTGTTGAGAGGATTGGCATATTGGCCTATCGTTTGGATTTTCCGCCGAGTTTatacataatgtgtttcatgtaacTATGTTGCGGAAGTATGAGCCAGATCCTTCTCATATCTTGAATGTTGAGGATGTAGAGTTGGACAGTTCTCTTAGTTATGTTGAACATCAAGTGAAAATTTTTGACCGCAAGGAAAAACAACTCAGGAGCAAGATGATTCCATTGGTTTTGGTACAGTGGAGTAGACATGGAAGAGAAGAATCTACATGGGAATTAGAGGCAAAGATGCGACAAGAATGAcctcatttgtttgaggatATAATGACTACGCGATGTATTATCAGTCGTAATGTTGTGGTTAACAGTGTTGTGTTtgttagatttcgaggacgaaatattTTGTTAGTGGGGCAGAATGTGAGGTCCAATTACTAAATAGGCCCAGCCCATTTCCAAATAATATAAACCAACCCATTTGATAGAAGAAATCAGAATCTTTCAATCCAGAAGCTCTTCTCCAGCCTTGCAACCCATCGCTTCTCTCCACTTTCTGCTTCAGTCGCGCAGTGCCACTGATGGTTGGAAATTAGTGTAGCAGCTTAGCAATCTTCTTCCTTAAACCTATCAGCTACTTTCCTGCAATGAATCGGTAGAAATCAGAGCTCCATCTTTCACGTTCGAGCCGGCAGATGAGTTCCGTTCTTTGTCTGATTTGATGATCTTCTAGCTTCAATTTTTCTTGTTGATGTGAGTTTATTTAGCAAGGGATCAAAGTCCTTTATTTTCCTTGTTTTCAGTTGATTTCCAGCTTGTttttttgacatgaacagtgtTTCTGACGACATTTTCAGCGAGATCACCGTTGTGTGTTTAAGCTTCGTTTCTTGAGGTATTAAGCTTGAAATTCCAGAATTTGATCAG from the Primulina eburnea isolate SZY01 chromosome 3, ASM2296580v1, whole genome shotgun sequence genome contains:
- the LOC140827142 gene encoding uncharacterized protein, producing MSPCEALYGRKCRSPICWENVGERQISKPEFIQEMKDQVELIRKRMKAAHDRQASYANKRRRPLEFQVGDYVFLKVSTFRGTMRFGHKGKLAPRYIGPYVIVERIDPSHILNVEDVELDSSLSYVEHQVKIFDRKEKQLRSKMIPLVLVQWSRHGREESTWELEAKMRQE